The Branchiostoma floridae strain S238N-H82 chromosome 10, Bfl_VNyyK, whole genome shotgun sequence genome has a segment encoding these proteins:
- the LOC118424254 gene encoding adhesion G protein-coupled receptor B1-like, protein MICLPLQPCPCSCSWGNWHTWSSCSQTCGEGRQTRTRYRDRDCCQPSHQDKQEDARSCHNHCDADGHEHGHGGSATSVWSTPGGIILAVIVAIAVVAVVVLLSVKVCACCSFNNDNRVYACNF, encoded by the exons ATGATCTGTTTACCACTTCAACCGTGCCCCTGCTCGTGTTCGTGGGGGAACTGGCACACATGGAGCTCATGTTCACAGACATGTGGAGAAG GCCGGCAGACCCGCACCAGGTACCGAGATCGTGACTGCTGTCAGCCAAGCCACCAGGACAAGCAGGAAGACGCACGGTCCTGCCACAACCATTGTGATGCTGACGGACATGAACATGGTCATG GTGGTTCGGCGACCTCCGTTTGGAGCACACCAGGAGGGATCATACTGGCCGTGATCGTGGCTATCGCGGTtgtggctgttgttgttttactttcagttAAAGTATGTGCATGTTGCTCCTTCAACAACGACAACAGGGTGTACGCGTGTAATTTCTAG
- the LOC118424252 gene encoding catechol O-methyltransferase-like: MVLYKASLQRLVHKLVLQPRNFRRFPSVRKQTWASDMSKERSGLGKALMEASRAGGVDGVLAAMDKFAKELERATNEGDSKEMSKEQRTLQYVLQNASRGDPDSVLATMDTYAREQEWAMHVGDSKGGIMDSFVKEAAPQTMLELGTYMGYSAVRTARLLPPGAKFITLEYFKEVAAVAKEIISFAGLQDRVIQVISESSEAISQMKTKYNIETFDMVFIDHFGDFYLRDIKLLEENNLLRKGTVVVADNIVHPGAPEYADYVRTCGKYDSTFHEGELYGGKPDGLEKSVYLG, translated from the exons ATGGTGCTTTATAAGGCGTCATTGCAGAGACTGGTGCACAAACTGGTGTTGCAACCTAGAAACTTCAGGCGATTCCCGAGTGTACGGAAGCAGACCTGGGCAAGCG ACATGAGTAAAGAAAGGAGCGGCCTGGGGAAGGCTCTAATGGAAGCGTCACGTGCCGGTGGCGTTGACGGCGTCCTGGCTGCAATGGACAAGTTCGCCAAGGAGCTAGAACGGGCCACGAACGAAGGAGACTCCAAAG AAATGAGTAAAGAACAGCGCACCCTGCAGTATGTTCTACAGAACGCGTCACGAGGGGACCCTGACAGCGTCCTGGCTACAATGGACACATATGCCAGGGAGCAAGAATGGGCCATGCACGTAGGAGACTCCAAAG GAGGGATTATGGACAGTTTTGTGAAGGAGGCGGCGCCTCAGACCATGCTAGAGCTGGGCACGTACATGGGGTACTCCGCCGTCAGGACCGCCAGGCTGCTGCCACCAGGAGCCAAGTTCATCACCCTGGAGTACTTTAAAGAGGTAGCAGCAGTGGCAAAGGAGATCATCTCATTCGCAGGGTTGCAAGACAGG GTTATCCAGGTTATATCAGAGAGTTCTGAAGCCATCTCCCAAATGAAGACCAAGTACAACATAGAGACGTTTGACATGGTGTTTATAGACCACTTCGGGGACTTCTATCTCAGGGATATCAAACTTCTTGAGGAGAACAACCTACTACGCAAAG GTACTGTAGTAGTAGCCGATAACATTGTCCACCCCGGGGCTCCAGAATATGCAGACTACGTGCGGACCTGCGGCAAGTACGACTCCACCTTCCACGAGGGCGAACTGTACGGCGGCAAACCAGACGGACTGGAGAAGTCTGTGTACCTAGGCTAG
- the LOC118423802 gene encoding uncharacterized protein LOC118423802: MGKGLNQEAIGIRGKDHFFLIAEAFRAESVTLAHGQRTDVSAEVGVDVDTYGAGAQVQYRGRGIQRSNIGPGTLAFKFVEVKYDMYGTITGMNLVQNPRESFVLESSIEKEEDQTPALARLPTFSPDSSYV; this comes from the exons ATGGGAAAGGGACTTAACCAAGAAGCTATCGGTATCCGGGGAAAGGATCATTTCTTTCTTATAGCAGAG GCATTCAGAGCCGAAAGCGTCACCCTTGCGCATGGGCAGAGAACAGACGTATCAGCTGAAGTCGGCGTGGATGTGGACACTTATGGCGCTGGTGCGCAGGTGCAGTATCGTGGCCGAGGGATACAACGCTCAAACATAGGTCCTGGAACTCTGGCCTTCAAATTTGTAGAAGTGAAATACGACATGTATGGAACAATAACAGGCATGAATCTGGTACAGAACCCGCGGGAGAGTTTCGTCTTAGAGTCCAGCATCGAGAAGGAAGAAG aCCAGACCCCAGCTTTGGCTAGGCTTCCAACTTTTTCACCTGACAGCAGTTACGTTTGA
- the LOC118424253 gene encoding catechol O-methyltransferase-like isoform X2 produces the protein MVLYKASLQRLVHKLVLQPATETSSIFRRFPSVRKQTCASDMSKEQRTLQYVLQNASRGDPDSVLATMDTYAREQEWAMNVGDSKGAFLDQFVQETAPQSMLELGTYMGYSAVRTARLLQPGAKFITLEVNQQNAAVAKEIISFAGLQDKVIQVISDSSEAIPQLKTKFNVETFDMVFIDHFKDFYVRDIKLLEENNLLRKGTVVVADNIIKPGAPEYADYVRTCGKYDSTFHEGKLYSGKPDGLEKSVYRG, from the exons ATGGTGCTTTATAAGGCGTCATTGCAGAGACTGGTGCACAAACTAGTGTTGCAACCTGCTACAGAGACATCCAGTATCTTCAGGCGATTCCCGAGTGTACGAAAGCAGACCTGTGCGAGCG ACATGAGTAAAGAACAGCGCACCCTGCAGTATGTTCTACAGAACGCGTCACGAGGGGACCCCGACAGCGTCCTGGCTACAATGGACACATACGCCAGGGAGCAAGAATGGGCCATGAACGTAGGGGACTCCAAAG GAGCGTTTCTGGACCAGTTTGTTCAGGAGACGGCCCCTCAGAGCATGCTGGAGCTGGGCACCTACATGGGGTACTCCGCCGTCAGGACAGCCAGGCTGCTGCAGCCAGGAGCCAAGTTCATCACCCTGGAGGTCAACCAACAGAACGCCGCAGTGGCTAAAGAGATCATCTCATTCGCAGGGCTTCAAGATAAG GTTATCCAGGTGATATCTGACAGTTCTGAAGCCATCCCCCAACTCAAGACGAAGTTCAACGTAGAGACGTTTGACATGGTGTTTATAGACCACTTCAAGGACTTCTATGTCAGGGATATCAAACTGCTTGAAGAGAACAATCTACTACGCAAAG GTACTGTAGTAGTAGCTGACAACATCATCAAACCCGGGGCTCCAGAATACGCAGACTACGTGCGGACCTGCGGCAAGTACGACTCCACCTTCCACGAGGGCAAACTGTACAGCGGAAAACCTGACGGCCTGGAGAAGTCTGTGTACCGAG GCTAG
- the LOC118424251 gene encoding uncharacterized protein LOC118424251 encodes MRKLDEEATASTADIRAVIPPDRAQNSGLSLPTMLLGALCVLLAIIAIVLAAVSMNRQNVFNLGPAQTAAGGGSDAQVAGKTWLVMIGHDYGAHEYIDVQGNLAGYHHDLIREVCEAAGINCRTVWDSYPNCWDSQAGQHGRGGQGLMNGWYDACTGWSRTRLRDGTFSFSKAFLPTHTSAFYVRRGNPGNFDVDDISGKKIVFLDGWVDDEKCLARQRSITGSVLPVDKIVHVADTDKFMEQISTGQVDAGWAANTLISQGYYNGTILQLLAPTSPEQCMLDGSAMMSRKDNNFTIYWNQGFDKLVESGRFTRLCSEAAQRYGSVGTVACLNV; translated from the exons ATGAGGAAACTTGACGAAGAAGCAACCGCCAGCACCGCTGATATCCGTGCAGTGATTCCGCCTGACAGAGCGCAGAATTCCGGGCTCAGTCTGCCGACCATGTTACTGGGAGCACTCTGTGTTCTGCTGGCCATCATTGCTATCGTGCTGGCCGCTGTCAGCATGAACCGACAGAACGTGTTCAACCTCGGGCCGGCTCAGACGGCCGCTGGGGGCGGGAGCGACGCGCAGGTGGCCGGCAAGACATGGCTGGTCATGATCGGGCACGACTATGGCGCACACgagtacat CGACGTGCAGGGGAACCTAGCGGGATACCACCATGACCTGATCCGTGAGGTGTGCGAGGCAGCCGGGATAAACTGCCGCACGGTGTGGGACTCCTATCCGAACTGTTGGGACTCCCAGGCCGGTCAGCACGGCAGGGGCGGGCAAG GCCTGATGAACGGGTGGTACGACGCGTGTACGGGCTGGTCACGGACCCGGCTGCGGGACGGAACCTTCTCCTTCTCCAAGGCTTTCCTCCCGACTCACACCTCGGCCTTCTACGTCAGGAGGGGAAACCCGGGAAACTTCGATGTGGACGACATCTCTGGCAAGAAGATCG TTTTCCTGGACGGCTGGGTGGATGACGAGAAGTGCCTGGCCAGGCAGAGGAGCATCACGGGATCGGTGCTGCCCGTGGATAAGATCGTCCACGTGGCCGACACCGACAAATTCATGGAGCAGATCAGCACCGGACAA GTGGACGCTGGCTGGGCAGCCAACACGCTGATTTCTCAGGGATACTACAACGGCACCATCCTGCAACTGTTGGCTCCCACTTCGCCTGAACAATGCATGTTGGACGGAT CTGCGATGATGAGCCGGAAGGACAACAATTTCACCATCTACTGGAACCAGGGCTTCGACAAGCTGGTTGAGAGCGGACGGTTCACCCGGCTGTGCAGCGAGGCCGCCCAGCGCTACG GGAGCGTGGGCACAGTGGCGTGCCTGAATGTGTGA
- the LOC118424253 gene encoding catechol O-methyltransferase-like isoform X1: protein MVLYKASLQRLVHKLVLQPATETSSIFRRFPSVRKQTCASDMSKEQRTLQYVLQNASRGDPDSVLATMDTYAREQEWAMNVGDSKGAFLDQFVQETAPQSMLELGTYMGYSAVRTARLLQPGAKFITLEVNQQNAAVAKEIISFAGLQDKVIQVISDSSEAIPQLKTKFNVETFDMVFIDHFKDFYVRDIKLLEENNLLRKGTVVVADNIIKPGAPEYADYVRTCGKYDSTFHEGKLYSGKPDGLEKSVYRG from the exons ATGGTGCTTTATAAGGCGTCATTGCAGAGACTGGTGCACAAACTAGTGTTGCAACCTGCTACAGAGACATCCAGTATCTTCAGGCGATTCCCGAGTGTACGAAAGCAGACCTGTGCGAGCG ACATGAGTAAAGAACAGCGCACCCTGCAGTATGTTCTACAGAACGCGTCACGAGGGGACCCCGACAGCGTCCTGGCTACAATGGACACATACGCCAGGGAGCAAGAATGGGCCATGAACGTAGGGGACTCCAAAG GAGCGTTTCTGGACCAGTTTGTTCAGGAGACGGCCCCTCAGAGCATGCTGGAGCTGGGCACCTACATGGGGTACTCCGCCGTCAGGACAGCCAGGCTGCTGCAGCCAGGAGCCAAGTTCATCACCCTGGAGGTCAACCAACAGAACGCCGCAGTGGCTAAAGAGATCATCTCATTCGCAGGGCTTCAAGATAAG GTTATCCAGGTGATATCTGACAGTTCTGAAGCCATCCCCCAACTCAAGACGAAGTTCAACGTAGAGACGTTTGACATGGTGTTTATAGACCACTTCAAGGACTTCTATGTCAGGGATATCAAACTGCTTGAAGAGAACAATCTACTACGCAAAG GTACTGTAGTAGTAGCTGACAACATCATCAAACCCGGGGCTCCAGAATACGCAGACTACGTGCGGACCTGCGGCAAGTACGACTCCACCTTCCACGAGGGCAAACTGTACAGCGGAAAACCTGACGGCCTGGAGAAGTCTGTGTACCGAGGCTAG